CCTGGGAATTTTTGATAAAAACAGGGACGAAAGATTTTAAGAATACACAAAAGCCCACAGGAGGAGATGTATGTTAAGTAGAAAGAAGAAGCTGGAAATCCCGGTATATTTATTTATGGGATTTTTAGAGGCCGGAAAGACAACCTTTATTCAGGAAACGCTGGAAGAAGATTATTTTAACGATGGAGAGAGAACACTTTTATTCGCCTGTGAAGAGGGAATGGAAGAATATGATGAAGAACTGTTAAAAAGAACGAATACAACACTTGTCTATGTAGAAGATCAGGAAGATTTTAATACAGAATTTCTTACCAGTAAACTTTTGGAGCACTATCCGGACCGCGTGATTATAGAATATAACGGTATGTGGACCATTGATCATATGGTAGAAGCGTTAGAAGGAACTCCACTTATGATATTCCAGACAATTGTAAGTGCTAATGCGGAAACATTTGATTTATATATGAACAATATGCGTTCCCTTGCTGTAGAAATGTTTAAGATGGCAGAATTGGTTATTATTAACCGCTGTACGAAGGCAACACCAAGAGCAACTTACAGAAGAAGCATTAAAGCAGTAAACCGTAGTGTTCAGGTTGTTTTTGATTCAATGGTTCCAGGTGAAGACATGGGAGAAGAAGAGGAAGAGTTACCATTTGATATCAGCGGAGATGAGATTCATCTTGAAGATGATGATTATGGAGTATGGTTTATTGATGCCATGGAACGTCCTGAACTCTATGACGGAAAGACTATGGTAATGAAAACAAGAGTATTTAAAGCAATGCGTATGCCAAAGGGAACTTTCGTTCCGGGTCGACATGCGATGACATGTTGTGCTGATGATATTCAGTTCATTGGATATCTTTGCCATACAAACCATGCGAAGTCCTCTACAATTAAATCTCTTAAGAATAAGATGTGGATTATACTTACCGCAGAAGTAAAAGTAGAATATAACGAAGAATATAAAGATAAAGGACCGGTACTATACGCCAAACGAATTGAAGCAGCAGAACCGCCAGAAGAAGAATTAGTATATTTTTAAATACTAATTTGATGGACTAAAGAGACGAAAAGCAGAAATTTAATAGAAAAGAAAATGTGAAGATAGTCGCTTCGCAGAAAATGCCTGCTCGGCATTTTTACTCGCTCTGACATCACATTTTCTTTTCTATTAAATTTCTGCTTTTCTGTGCTTTGGCTCCAGATGAAAATTAGTATTTAAATCTTGGATGGGAATAAGGGGATTGCCCAGAAGGCTATGGTCAGAATTCCGCAGTGCAACGGAACAAAATCAAACTTATAACAATTCTTTGTTCTTTATCATAGTTTTCCTACAATTCAGCATAAAATTTTGTTTTAGCGGCTGTCTGGTTTTGATAACAAATAGCAAATTAGTGATTTCTGTTGGAAAGAAAAAGGGATTTTCCAGAAGATTATGAGAGTTAACCAGAGAAAAAATTCTCCATGAGGTAGGAGTAGATAAATATAATTTTTATACAATCGAGTAAGAAAGTATCTTCTTCTAGAGATGTTCATTCCAATGAAAACCATAGCATTCTGGACAATCCCCTTCTTCTTACTCAAATCCAAATACTAATTTCCTTCTGGAGCCAAAAAGCAGAAAACCCGAAATTTAAGATAGAAGAAAATGTGATGTCGGAGCCAGTAAAAATGCCGAACAGGCATTTTCTACGCCGCGACTATCTTCACATTTTCTTCTATCTTAAATTTCTGGTTTTCGTTTCTTTAGTCTTTCAAATTAGTATTTAATCCCTATTCTCACTAATTGTGGATTTAGATAGTCAGAAAAAAGAAAAATACCATATCCCAGATGCGGCTTCGGAGCGTGTTTAAGATGCGAATGAGCATTTTAAACACAGCGACTATAGAGCAGATGGGATATGGTATTTTTCTTTTTTCGTCTACACGAAATCTACAAATTCGTAGTTGAGTTTTTATTCTTGTGTATTTATAATAATACTATGTGGGTATGCTATAAAATAATATTTTACAGATTCTGAAAAGAAATGATAAAAGAGCATGTCCAAGATAAGAAATGTGTTCTAAGATTTTTTTCTGTGTTCATATTTACAGAAAATATTATAAGAGTACATAATAAGAAAACAGGAGGAAAGGCTTTTAGAGTGTCCGGTGGAGACAGAGATACTGTTGATGCAATGGGCAAGAAGAAAAAAGTTGTAAAAGCATGAAGGAAAAGTCAGTAAAAAGTAATGGGAAAGACAGCAGGGAGTCGTTTAACAGCCGGTGGGGATTTATTCTTGCCTGTATCGGTTCCGCAGTAGGAATGGGAAATATATGGATGTTTTCTACCAGAGTTTCTCTCTATGGTGGAGGTTCATTTTTAATTCCGTATTTTATTTTTGTTATCTTGATCGGATCAACTGGTGTTATAGGAGAGATGAGTCTTGGACGAGCTGCAAGATCCGGACCGATTGATGCCTTTGGTATGATTTGTGAACAGAAGGGAAAAAGGAAGATTGGGGAGGCTCTTGGAATGATTCCGGTGCTTGGATCTCTTGCAATGGCAATTGGTTATACAGTAGTTATGGGCTGGATTTTAAAGTATGCTGTTGGTACATTTACAGGAGCAACGCTTGCTCCGGAAAGTATAGAAGATTTTGGCGGACGTTTTGGAAGTATGGCATCTGCATTTGGTAATAACCTGTGGCAGATTGGTGCGTTGATTATATGCATGGCTATTTTGATGTTCGGTGTAGGAAGGGGAATCGAAAAGGCAAATAAAATATTGATGCCGGTATTTTTTATATTGTTTGTTATTCTTGGCATATATGTGTTTTTTCAGCCGGGAGCTGCTGCAGGATATCATTATATTTTTCGTGTAGATAAAGCAGCGTTATTAAGTCCAAAAACATGGATATTTGCACTTGGGCAGGCATTTTTCTCTCTGTCTGTTGCGGGAAATGGAACGTTGATCTATGGTTCCTATCTTTCTGATGAAGAAGATATTCCGGCATCGGCAGGAAGAGTTGCATTTTTTGATACAGTAGCAGCAATGCTTGCAGCACTTGTTATTATTCCTGCGATGGCAACGACAGGGGCGCAGCTTAATCAGGGAGGTCCTGGTCTGCTCTTTATTTATTTACCGAATCTTATAAAATCAATGCCGGGAAGTACATTGATTGCAATGATTTTCTTTGTAGCGGTGTTATTTGCAGGAATGACATCATTGATTAATCTTTATGAAGCGCCGATTGCTACCGTACAGGAAAAATTACATATAGGAAGAAAGCCAGCGTGTCTGGTTATTGCAGTGATTGGTATCGTTATGTCGCTGTTAATCCAGGGAATTGTATCTGGCTGGATGGACGTTCTTTCTATTTATATTTGCCCACTTGGAGCAGGTATTGCAGGAATTATGTTTTTCTGGATTGCGGGTGAAAAATATGTGGAAGTACAGGTCAATAAAGGAAGAGAAAATACATTTACAAAATTATATTTTCCGATATGTAAATATATTTATGTGCCAATCTGTATTTTAGTTCTTGTATTGGGAATTGCACTTGGCGGAATCGGATGATATAGAGATATAGATTATGAGAATATTATGAGAATATAGTAGAGAAATAAGTGTATGGGAAAGGTGCTGCAAGCACAAGTTATGGAGAGAAAGTGTGAGAAGGTTCAGTTATACAATTAAAGAAGAACAGGGAATTCATGCCCGTCCGGCTTCTTTTCTTATTCAGGAAGCCAGAACTTATGAAAGCCGTATTACTATTCGTGTAAAGGGAAAAGAAGCAGATGCATCCAATATTATTGCTGTAATGGCTTTAGATGTCGTATGTGGGCAGAGAGTGGAAGTAGAGATCTGTGGAACAGATGAAGGCGTGGCATATCGGGGAATGAAGAAATTTTTTGAAGAGAACTTATAAAACATTTTGATTTTGTTAGGAAAAACAGAAATAAAAATATAAGGAGAGATTTATGAATATTTTTGATGTGATCGGTCCGGTCATGGTTGGACCTTCTAGTTCCCATACGGCAGGAGCAGTAAGGATTGGATTTGTGGCGAGACAGCTTTTAGGAGAAGAGGTCAGAGAAGCAAAGATTTTATTATATGGTTCTTTTCTTGCAACAGGCAGGGGACATGGTACGGATAAAGCTTTGGTTGCGGGACTCCTTGGTATGAAACCAGATGATTACCGAATTCCATCAAGTATTGACATTGCGGAAGATAAGGGTATGAAGCTTTCTTTTGGGGAAGCGGTGTTAAAAGAAGCGCATCCGAATACGGCACAGCTTTATTTAAAAGGTGTTTCAGGCAAGACGCTAGAGCTTATCGGACAGTCACTTGGTGGCGGCCGGATCAATATTGCAGAGATTGATGGAATCGAGACGAATTTTTCAGGAGAGAATCCAACATTAATCGTACACAATCTTGACCAGCCGGGGCATGTATCGGAAGTCACCTCCATGCTTGCGCATAAGTCAGTGAATATTGCAACAATGCAGTTATACCGTTCTGCTAAGGGAGGAAAGGCCGTTATGGTTGTTGAATGTGATCAGGAAGTTCCAAGGGAAGGAATTCGTTGGTTAGAACGGGCAGAAGGCGTTCTTAAGGTGACGTATCTTGGAAAGGAAGAGGAAAAGTAAATGACGGAATATCACAGTATTCAAAGTTTATTAGATCTTTGTAAAGAGCAGGAAAAACAAGTATGGGAAGTTGTGCAGCAGGCCGATATGGAGGAGAGTGGCGCAACGGAAAAACAGGTTTTTGAGAAGATGCGTTTTATGTATAAGGCGATGCAGCAAGCAGATAAAGACTATGAAGCAGATTTGAAGTCTCAGAGTGGAATGGTTGGCGGTGACGGGGAAAAGATGCGTCAGTTTAATGCCAGTGGAAAGAATCTGTGCAGTGAGTATTCCAGTCTTGCAATGGAAAAAGCATTGAAGATGGGAGAATCGAATGCTTGTATGAAAAGAATCGTAGCAGCGCCTACCGCAGGTTCTTGTGGAGTGATTCCAGCAGTTCTTTTAAGTTATGAAGAGAGTAAAAATGCAGAGGAAGATGAATTGGTGAAGGCGCTTTTTGTTGCTTCCGGTATCGGAAAAGTTGTTGCGGAAAATGCATCGATTGCCGGAGCATTTGGCGGATGCCAGGCAGAAATCGGAACGGCAAGTGCGATGGCTGCCGGGGCATTGGCATATCTGCAAGGTGCAGATAATGAGCAGATTATGCAGGCGGCAACCTTCGCCCTAAAAAATATGCTTGGACTTGCATGTGATCCGGTTGGTGGTCTGGTAGAAGTTCCCTGTGTTAAAAGAAATGTAGCAGGAGTTGTGAATGCGATTTCAAGTGCTCAGCTTGCTCTTGCAGGTATTACCAGTGTGATCACTCCAGATGACACAATCGATAGTATGCGCCGTATAGGAAATGATCTTCCATCCTGCCTGAAAGAAACCAGTAAAGGTGGTCTTGCAGTAACAGAATCGGCAAAAAAGATTATGGAACGGTTTAAAACCTCATAAATAATCCCATAAAGGTAAGTAGTCCACATAAACAGTATACGACTTATTCTTCTGGTATAAACTCAGGATTGTTCAGAATGTCTTCTAGAGTGATGCCGTAGAAAAAGTCGTGTACCATAGAATCAAACTTCTTCCACATAGGCAGAGTACGGCACTGACCTGCTCTTGGACAGGCATCCGCATCTTTCATCAGGCAGGCAACCGGAGCAAGACTTCCTTCGGCTACTTCAAGAATCTCGCCAACGCTGTACTCGGCAGGAGTGCGGGTAAGCTGGTAGCCGCCGCCTTTGCCTCGAAGACCTTTTAACATCTTTTGTTTTACAAGAGACTTCAGTATACTTTCCAGATATTTATCTGAAATACTTTGTCTTTTTGCAATATCTTTAAGGGGAATATATCCCTCATTTCCATGCTCCGCTAAATCTAACATAACACGGAGTGCATAACGTCCTTTTGTAGAAATCATAAAAATCTCCTTTTGTCCTTAATATCATGAATATATTATAACATATTTTATCAAAGAGACGAAAAAAGAATTCCTTTCTATAGCAACTGTAAAGATATCGCTGCGTAGAAAATGCCTGATTGGCATTTTTACTTGCTCCCACATTACATTTGCTATAGAAAGGAATTCTTTTTTCTGTGTTTTGGCTCCAGAAGGAATGAATCCAATAGTCTTTGGGAGAGTTGAGGGGGAAGTCAATCCCCTATCTGATATAGCCTCCGGTAGGGCGCATATCGTAGCAAGAATAAGGGGCATTCTTGATTATTTTACAAGAGCAAAAAGTAAATTACCTGCGCCGCAAAGACACATAATTAGTATAGGATTTAGCTTCCATTTTCTAAGAGCAGCGAAGGCAGCAATAAAAAGTAAAAGTTCAACGATATTCACTGAGGAAATGCGTAAAGTCTGCCCAGAAAGAACAGCAGTCTGAAACATGGAAAATCCGGCGGCAGTAATGAGTGCCACAACGGCAGGCCGCAGACTGGAAAGAATATTACTGATTGCTGAAGTTTCTTTGTATTTACAATATACAAGTGCCAGAATAGATACCAGAATACAGGAAGGAAAAATCGAGCCGAAAGTAGCAGCAATCGCACCGGGAATTCCCGCAATCTGCAGACCGGTAAATGTGGCAGAATTGACACCGATTGGACCGGGTGTCATTTCTGCGATTGTGATAAGATTCGTGAATTCATTCATAGTAAGCCATCCATGAGTTTCTACAACCTGGCTTTGAATCAGCGGAATTGCAGCGTACCCACCGCCGACACTAAAAAGTCCGATCTGTACGAAACTCAGAAATAATTGTATATAAATCATAATTTCGTCTCCTGTAAGCATTTTGGTTTCTGTGTTTCCTTCTGTGTTTGTTTAAGAAAAAATGGTCTGCATTGATGCCATATAAACTGAATGATGCCGATACATGCGGCTATAAGAATAATATAAATAACATTTACTCCTAAGAAAAAGTCACATACAAAAGCAGCGGTCATGATAAAAATAGACAGGCTGCTTTTCTCTTTTAATACACTTTCTCCAAGGCTGCATGCGGCATCTAAAATAACAGCGGCAACACCAGCCTGCATTCCTTTTAATACGATAGCTACCCATACATTTGTTGAAAAAATGGCATAGAAAAAAGAAACGACAGACAAAATGATCATAGGTGGAAGAACCGTTCCGAGTGTTGCTACAAGCATTCCGGCAAGACCATATACATTCCACCCAACTAAAATAGCGGCATTTACAGCAATTGCTCCTGGACAGGACTGTGCCAAAGCCGTAAAATCAAGCATTTCCTGTTCATTGATCCAGTGTAGTTCATCTACGAATTTATGCTTCATAAAAGTGACGATGACAAAGCCGCCGCCAAATGTAAAAGCACTGATATAAAGTGTCGTAAGAAATAACACCCATAATTTGTGCGGTTTATTTTTCATAAAATCCCTCTTACTTTCTAGAGAGTGTTTGAAAAATTATTCCTGTAATCTGCACACCCTACTTTGCGGTATATTTTACAGAAAGTATTTTTCAAACATGCTCTAAAGATATTTAAAAATTAAGTCTTTTTACATTATTAATATATCACTTGCGAGATTATTTTAAAAATACTATAATTATAATAAAGTTCATAGATAAAAAACTATAAGTTAGAAATCGGATTTGAGAAAGGAGGAATAGCGTGTCTATTCGCCATTTTAGAATTTTTATCGCAGTAGCAGAAGAAGAAAACATTACAAAAGCAGCAAAAAAACTATATCTGACACAGCCAACGGTAAGTATTGCCATAAAAGAAATAGAAGAACATTATGGAGCAAGATTTTTTGAGAGAATTAATCAGAGGCTTCATATCACAGAAGAAGGAAAAAGATTTCTTGATTATGCAAAACACTTTATTGCGATGTATGATGAGATGGAAATTGCATTTAAAAATACAGACTTTACAGGGAGGCTTCGCATAGGAGCCAGTGTAAATATAGGAACATACTATATGCCAAGACTCATTCGGGAATTTCAGGATAGATATCCAGGAATTAAAGTACAGGTGAAAATAAATACAACCGCTGTTGTAGAAAAAGAATTGCTAGATGGAAAGCTGGATCTGGCGCTTGTAGGAGGAACAATACAGTCAGAACATATCGTTGCAGAGCCATTATTTTATGAAAAATATACCGCAATATGCGCGCCTGAGCACCCGATGGCAGGAAAAACAGTATTATTAGAAGAATTTATGAAAGAACCACTTTTATTCAGAGAAAAAAGTAGTGGCGCGTACGAAGTATTCCAAAGTGCAGTAAACCAGACCGGGCTTACCGTTATGCCTGTTTGGGAAAGCACATCCCAGACAACACTTATGGAAGCCGTTCATTACGGATTAGGAGTAACGATTCTGCCCGAACAGATGATAAAAAGAGAAGTCAGAGAGGGAAGATTAGCCCAGATTACATTCTCCGACTTCTCCTTTCAGAATACGATTCATATAGCGTATCATCATAGTAAATATTTGTCTCCATCAATAAAGAACTTCATCCTTCTGGTAAAAACTCTGGGCTTTTAATTCATTAGGGAGGAAACAGACGAAAAAAGAAATAATGCCATATCCCATCTGCTCTGTAGTCGCTGTGTTTAAGATGCTTATCCGCATCTTAAACACGCTCCGAAGCCGCATCTGGGATATGACATTATTTCTTTTTTCTGTGTTTTGGCTCCAGAAGGAATGAATTTAATAGTCTTTGGGAAAGATATGAGGAAGGGGACAGAAGGTTGTGCTTATTCTGATATTATTTCCATATATATTGAACTTTTTTCAAAGTTCGCTGATGATAAGATGATGCCGCAAGCTGTTACTGTACATGATAAATTTATCATTATATTGTTGCAATATATCATTTTTCTCTTCTGGACGCTATATCTTCCGAACAAGCAGTAGTCTTTTGATTTCTCCCCCTTATCCCTCCACAAAGACTATTGAATTCATTCCATGTGAAGCCAAAACACAGAAAATAAAAATAATAGACCATTGCAAATGTAATGTGAGAGCAAGTAAAAATGCCGAACAGGCATTTTCTACGTAGTGATATCTTTACATTTGCAATGGTCTATTATTTTTATTTTCGTCTGTTCCCCTAATGAATTAAATCGTTAGACAATATCTTTTCCACCTCGGTAACGGGTTTTTCAATTACCTCAGCGATTACTTCCAAAGAAATGCCCGCTTTATACATGCGTTGGGTGTGATTGATAGTTGCTTCGTTAAATCCTTCTCTTCGACCAGATTCTTTATGGTCTGTCCATGCGTTTCTCATGTTTATCGTCTCCTCCTTTTCTGGAATTGAAAAATGTAATCCTGTAAATGTGTTTATAATCTGTGCAGCAGTAACGGAAAAAGCAGAATAGTCTGAATCAGAAAGCAGCGTATCCATTTTTCTTTCGTCAGAAACTACTTTTAATATATGCATAAGCCGGCCAAATTCTGTATGGAATTTCGTGAAATCGGAAATATTATTGCATGATATTAAATGAAGTTTGTAATCTGGAAGAAATTTCTTAAGGGATTCATCTGCCTCAGAAAACATCTCCTGAAGGCTCTTTGCCGCATCCCATTCGTCATTACCAAAATATATGGTAACAGTAATAACTGGAATAAGGCGATCCTCTGGATGCCACCCTGATAAAAATTCCTCTGTAGTTTCTTTAAAACCAGAGTTTTGCTTTCGTACTTTTCTATATTGCTTTGTTTTTTCATTTATCTGTGCGGAATAATTAATCGCATCATAGAGCATATTTCTGACAGGCATTGCGTAATGGATATGAGATTGATTCTCAATTCCAAACAGTACATAAAGTGTATTTTTATATTCTTTAGTAATACAGCCTTTTAAAATATCTCGAAATTTCTGTATGGTAGCTAATTCTCCGCGCTTACCAAGTGGAAGGGTAATTTCAGAAGTATCTCGTTCAATTAAATTATCTGGAAGTATTCTTTGCTGTCCATCGTAAATAAGATAATTAAAAATATCAGCAAAAATCTCATTATTGGACAAATATTCTTTCGTAAGTGCATCAGCTTGTCTCATAACACTCACCTCGAAATATAAATTATTTTGTCTGAATATATGATACATTAAAATTAACATAAAATCAACAAATTTCCAAAAAATAACATGAAAAAATTGGAGGTAGAGAGACTATTGCATTCATTCCTTCTGGAGCCAAAACACAGAAAATAAAAATAATAGACCATTGCAAATGTAATGTGAGAGCAAGTAAAAATGACGAACAGGCATTTTCTACGCAGTGATATCTTTACAGTTGCAATGGTCTATTATTTTTATTTTCGTCTATTTCCTCTCTTTGGGGAGCGTCAGCATAGTCTTGACGGCCTTAAATCACCATTTTTCAAAAAAATTTACCTCTCAAAAACCGCATATTTCCGCCGTATTTGCAGGTTTTTTAAAATTGTTCTAAAATAAATCCCTATAAACCTATTTACAAAGTAGGTTAATAGTGATATTATCATAGCCATGAGATACATGAAAGAAA
This Anaerobutyricum hallii DNA region includes the following protein-coding sequences:
- a CDS encoding LysR family transcriptional regulator, which encodes MSIRHFRIFIAVAEEENITKAAKKLYLTQPTVSIAIKEIEEHYGARFFERINQRLHITEEGKRFLDYAKHFIAMYDEMEIAFKNTDFTGRLRIGASVNIGTYYMPRLIREFQDRYPGIKVQVKINTTAVVEKELLDGKLDLALVGGTIQSEHIVAEPLFYEKYTAICAPEHPMAGKTVLLEEFMKEPLLFREKSSGAYEVFQSAVNQTGLTVMPVWESTSQTTLMEAVHYGLGVTILPEQMIKREVREGRLAQITFSDFSFQNTIHIAYHHSKYLSPSIKNFILLVKTLGF
- the sdaAA gene encoding L-serine ammonia-lyase, iron-sulfur-dependent, subunit alpha, translating into MTEYHSIQSLLDLCKEQEKQVWEVVQQADMEESGATEKQVFEKMRFMYKAMQQADKDYEADLKSQSGMVGGDGEKMRQFNASGKNLCSEYSSLAMEKALKMGESNACMKRIVAAPTAGSCGVIPAVLLSYEESKNAEEDELVKALFVASGIGKVVAENASIAGAFGGCQAEIGTASAMAAGALAYLQGADNEQIMQAATFALKNMLGLACDPVGGLVEVPCVKRNVAGVVNAISSAQLALAGITSVITPDDTIDSMRRIGNDLPSCLKETSKGGLAVTESAKKIMERFKTS
- a CDS encoding HPr family phosphocarrier protein, with protein sequence MRRFSYTIKEEQGIHARPASFLIQEARTYESRITIRVKGKEADASNIIAVMALDVVCGQRVEVEICGTDEGVAYRGMKKFFEENL
- a CDS encoding RrF2 family transcriptional regulator, producing the protein MISTKGRYALRVMLDLAEHGNEGYIPLKDIAKRQSISDKYLESILKSLVKQKMLKGLRGKGGGYQLTRTPAEYSVGEILEVAEGSLAPVACLMKDADACPRAGQCRTLPMWKKFDSMVHDFFYGITLEDILNNPEFIPEE
- the sdaAB gene encoding L-serine ammonia-lyase, iron-sulfur-dependent subunit beta, which gives rise to MNIFDVIGPVMVGPSSSHTAGAVRIGFVARQLLGEEVREAKILLYGSFLATGRGHGTDKALVAGLLGMKPDDYRIPSSIDIAEDKGMKLSFGEAVLKEAHPNTAQLYLKGVSGKTLELIGQSLGGGRINIAEIDGIETNFSGENPTLIVHNLDQPGHVSEVTSMLAHKSVNIATMQLYRSAKGGKAVMVVECDQEVPREGIRWLERAEGVLKVTYLGKEEEK
- a CDS encoding chromate transporter, with product MKNKPHKLWVLFLTTLYISAFTFGGGFVIVTFMKHKFVDELHWINEQEMLDFTALAQSCPGAIAVNAAILVGWNVYGLAGMLVATLGTVLPPMIILSVVSFFYAIFSTNVWVAIVLKGMQAGVAAVILDAACSLGESVLKEKSSLSIFIMTAAFVCDFFLGVNVIYIILIAACIGIIQFIWHQCRPFFLKQTQKETQKPKCLQETKL
- a CDS encoding sodium-dependent transporter: MKEKSVKSNGKDSRESFNSRWGFILACIGSAVGMGNIWMFSTRVSLYGGGSFLIPYFIFVILIGSTGVIGEMSLGRAARSGPIDAFGMICEQKGKRKIGEALGMIPVLGSLAMAIGYTVVMGWILKYAVGTFTGATLAPESIEDFGGRFGSMASAFGNNLWQIGALIICMAILMFGVGRGIEKANKILMPVFFILFVILGIYVFFQPGAAAGYHYIFRVDKAALLSPKTWIFALGQAFFSLSVAGNGTLIYGSYLSDEEDIPASAGRVAFFDTVAAMLAALVIIPAMATTGAQLNQGGPGLLFIYLPNLIKSMPGSTLIAMIFFVAVLFAGMTSLINLYEAPIATVQEKLHIGRKPACLVIAVIGIVMSLLIQGIVSGWMDVLSIYICPLGAGIAGIMFFWIAGEKYVEVQVNKGRENTFTKLYFPICKYIYVPICILVLVLGIALGGIG
- a CDS encoding GTP-binding protein; translated protein: MLSRKKKLEIPVYLFMGFLEAGKTTFIQETLEEDYFNDGERTLLFACEEGMEEYDEELLKRTNTTLVYVEDQEDFNTEFLTSKLLEHYPDRVIIEYNGMWTIDHMVEALEGTPLMIFQTIVSANAETFDLYMNNMRSLAVEMFKMAELVIINRCTKATPRATYRRSIKAVNRSVQVVFDSMVPGEDMGEEEEELPFDISGDEIHLEDDDYGVWFIDAMERPELYDGKTMVMKTRVFKAMRMPKGTFVPGRHAMTCCADDIQFIGYLCHTNHAKSSTIKSLKNKMWIILTAEVKVEYNEEYKDKGPVLYAKRIEAAEPPEEELVYF
- a CDS encoding Rpn family recombination-promoting nuclease/putative transposase, yielding MRQADALTKEYLSNNEIFADIFNYLIYDGQQRILPDNLIERDTSEITLPLGKRGELATIQKFRDILKGCITKEYKNTLYVLFGIENQSHIHYAMPVRNMLYDAINYSAQINEKTKQYRKVRKQNSGFKETTEEFLSGWHPEDRLIPVITVTIYFGNDEWDAAKSLQEMFSEADESLKKFLPDYKLHLISCNNISDFTKFHTEFGRLMHILKVVSDERKMDTLLSDSDYSAFSVTAAQIINTFTGLHFSIPEKEETINMRNAWTDHKESGRREGFNEATINHTQRMYKAGISLEVIAEVIEKPVTEVEKILSNDLIH
- a CDS encoding chromate transporter, with the translated sequence MIYIQLFLSFVQIGLFSVGGGYAAIPLIQSQVVETHGWLTMNEFTNLITIAEMTPGPIGVNSATFTGLQIAGIPGAIAATFGSIFPSCILVSILALVYCKYKETSAISNILSSLRPAVVALITAAGFSMFQTAVLSGQTLRISSVNIVELLLFIAAFAALRKWKLNPILIMCLCGAGNLLFALVK